The following are from one region of the Hemitrygon akajei chromosome 6, sHemAka1.3, whole genome shotgun sequence genome:
- the LOC140729345 gene encoding arf-GAP with coiled-coil, ANK repeat and PH domain-containing protein 2-like, with product MEQRHTVIKQKDVIYDDSLMEFNMEAPNGVVMEGYLYKRASNAFKTWNRRWFSIQNNQLVYQKKLKDNLTVVVEDLRLCTVKTGVDNERRFCFEVVSPTKSCMLQADSEKHQQTWIQAVQNSIATAFNERREDNYSKTERSATMSPGVFDFPGEAKPGKEKVLEQVQSIGGNALCCDCNEPLPEWASINLGITLCIECSGIHRSLGVHFSKVRSLTLDSWEPELLKLMCELGNSNINQIYEARIEDMTVKKPHPGSPRQEKEAWIRAKYVEKKFIQKLPESAVRLHKSSSKPNQRTSTLERPPKPEKPPKPFVKSRGKDVNYKTPSPNESTEELRDLHPGALLYRAAALQNLPVMADALAHGADVNWVNTSDENKTPLIQAVTPGSLVACEFLLQNGAHVNQMDIHSRGPLHHATIHGHTGLVCLFLKRGASQTAVDENGKNPITIAIDTANADIVTLLRLAKMNEELRESEGVFGQSGDETYNDIFRDFSQMASNNPEKLKRKSHELRTSTL from the exons GATGTGATTTATGATGATTCATTGATGGAGTTTAACATGGAGGCCCCGAACGGTGTTGTAATGGAGGGTTACCTGTACAAACGAGCGAGCAATGCCTTTAAAACATGGAACAG ACGGTGGTTTTCCATCCAGAACAATCAGCTGGTGTACCAGAAAAAGTTAAAG GACAACCTAACAGTGGTAGTGGAAGACCTTCGCCTGTGCACAGTCAAAACTGGAGTTGACAATGAGCGGCGATTTTGCTTCGAAGTAGTGTCCCCCACAAA GAGCTGTATGCTTCAGGCTGACTCTGAAAAGCACCAGCAAACGTGGATCCAAGCCGTCCAGAACAGTATTGCTACAGCGTTTAACGAGCGGCGCGAGGACAATTACTCG AAGACAGAGCGCTCAGCAACCATGTCTCCGGGCGTCTTTGACTTCCCCGGTGAAGCGAAACCAGGAAAGGAGAAGGTGCTGGAGCAAGTACAGAGCATCGGCGGCAATGCCCTGTGCTGTGATTGTAATGAGCCGTTGCCAGAATGGGCCAGCATCAACCTGGGGATCACTCTTTGCATCGAATGCTCAGGAATCCACAG GAGCCTGGGAGTGCACTTCTCCAAAGTCCGGTCACTGACTCTTGATTCTTGGGAGCCTGAATTGTTGAAG CTAATGTGTGAGCTGGGGAACTCTAACATTAACCAGATCTATGAAGCACGAATCGAGGATATGACAGTGAAGAAACCACACCCTGGCTCGCCTCG GCAGGAGAAGGAAGCCTGGATCCGGGCCAAGTACGTGGAGAAGAAATTCATTCAGAAGTTGCCTGAAAGTGCCGTTAGGCTGCATAAAAGCAGCTCAAAACCTAACCAACGCACCAGCACATTGGAAAGGCCCCCCAAACCAGAAAAACCACCCAAGCCCTTTGTGAAGTCTCGGGGAAAAG ATGTTAATTACAAAACACCCTCGCCCAACGAGAGCACCGAGGAGCTGCGGGACCTCCATCCAGGGGCGCTTCTTTACCGAGCCGCCGCACTCCAAAATCTACCTGTCATGGCCGATGCACTCGCACACGGAGCTGATGTCAACTGGGTGAACACGTCAGATGAGAACAAGACTCCCCTTATCCAGGCAGTGACACCG GGTTCCTTGGTGGCCTGTGAATTTCTGCTGCAGAACGGTGCCCACGTAAACCAGATGGACATTCACAGTCGTGGTCCTCTGCACCACGCCACCATCCACGGACACACCGG CCTGGTGTGTCTGTTCTTGAAGCGAGGGGCAAGTCAAACGGCAGTGGATGAAAACGGCAAAAACCCGATCACCATTGCCATCGACACTGCAAACGCAGACATTGTGACTCT GCTTCGACTTGCCAAAATGAATGAGGAGCTGCGGGAATCAGAGGGAGTCTTTGGACAGTCAG